Proteins found in one Cellulomonas palmilytica genomic segment:
- a CDS encoding MerR family transcriptional regulator, with protein sequence MQASIQEVARLAGTTSRTLRHYDAVGLLPPSRVAANGYRWYDEDALVRLQRILLLRRLGLGLGEIARVLDEESDELAALRRHLTTLRTEQQRLSRLVATVERTIAARENGEPLMADDLLDGFDHTTYREEVERRWGADAYARSDAWWRGMPDDERASWQERTGALNADWAAAAQAGTDPASPQARALAERHVAWLRSIPGTPAHDHPDALVGYVLGLADMYVADERFAAAYGGPQGAAFVRAALQEWAADQPDDQG encoded by the coding sequence ATGCAGGCGTCGATCCAGGAGGTCGCCCGGCTCGCCGGGACGACGAGCCGTACGCTGCGTCACTACGACGCCGTGGGGCTGCTGCCGCCGTCGCGCGTCGCCGCCAACGGGTACCGCTGGTACGACGAGGACGCGCTCGTGCGGCTGCAGCGGATCCTGCTGCTGCGCCGGCTCGGCCTCGGGCTCGGTGAGATCGCGCGCGTCCTCGACGAGGAGAGCGACGAGCTCGCCGCCCTGCGCCGCCACCTGACCACGCTGCGCACCGAGCAGCAGCGGCTGTCGCGCCTCGTCGCGACCGTCGAGCGGACGATCGCCGCACGCGAGAACGGAGAACCCCTCATGGCCGACGACCTGCTGGACGGCTTCGACCACACGACCTACCGCGAGGAGGTCGAGCGCCGCTGGGGCGCCGACGCGTACGCGCGCTCGGACGCCTGGTGGCGCGGCATGCCCGACGACGAGCGCGCGTCCTGGCAGGAGCGCACGGGCGCCCTGAACGCCGACTGGGCCGCCGCCGCGCAGGCGGGCACCGACCCCGCCTCGCCGCAGGCGCGCGCACTGGCCGAGCGGCACGTCGCGTGGCTGCGCTCCATCCCGGGCACGCCCGCGCACGACCACCCCGACGCGCTCGTCGGCTACGTGCTCGGCCTGGCCGACATGTACGTCGCCGACGAGCGGTTCGCGGCCGCGTACGGCGGACCGCAGGGCGCGGCGTTCGTGCGCGCCGCGCTGCAGGAGTGGGCCGCCGACCAGCCTGACGACCAGGGCTGA
- a CDS encoding aminoglycoside phosphotransferase family protein, with translation MTTTAVRDRVRDDFGLDVETLEPVTTHATARLWRATVGACRYAVRWTSATTPAAQVALALARTIPQRPQDVVPGPAALAPPLLTRRGAPATDHDGGRLSVAPWLDGPNGRDVPLTPPQWTAFGRLVARVHALTPTSVPGLTRESFDPGPELARAAAVDDEVARAAQGAADVVTDVVTEVAAETWLAARPRTALVRARAERVGHRLRDQGRDVPLVVCHADAHVGHVVATGPRDVALLDWERAYLAPPEHDLLFVLGGVLPGLPVTVEQSAAFFTGYGRVDIDAERLAYARCVRALQDLAAAVRTALDVEVPDERRVAALGDLTGHLGPGGVVAAALE, from the coding sequence GTGACGACCACCGCCGTCCGCGACCGCGTGCGCGACGACTTCGGGCTCGACGTCGAGACCCTCGAGCCCGTGACCACGCACGCCACCGCCCGGCTGTGGCGGGCGACCGTCGGGGCGTGCCGCTACGCGGTGCGCTGGACGTCGGCGACGACGCCCGCGGCGCAGGTCGCGCTCGCGCTGGCCCGCACGATCCCGCAGCGCCCGCAGGACGTCGTGCCCGGCCCGGCCGCGCTCGCCCCGCCGCTCCTCACGCGGCGCGGAGCCCCGGCGACGGACCACGACGGGGGGCGGTTGTCGGTCGCGCCGTGGCTCGACGGCCCGAACGGCCGCGACGTGCCGCTCACGCCGCCGCAGTGGACCGCGTTCGGCCGGCTCGTCGCGCGGGTGCACGCGCTCACGCCGACGAGCGTGCCCGGCCTGACGCGCGAGTCCTTCGACCCCGGGCCGGAGCTCGCGCGGGCCGCCGCGGTGGACGACGAGGTGGCGCGCGCGGCGCAGGGCGCGGCGGACGTGGTCACCGACGTGGTCACCGAGGTGGCCGCCGAGACGTGGCTCGCGGCCCGGCCCCGGACCGCCCTCGTGCGTGCCCGCGCGGAGCGCGTGGGGCACCGCCTGCGCGACCAGGGCCGCGACGTTCCGCTCGTCGTCTGCCACGCCGACGCCCACGTGGGTCACGTGGTCGCGACCGGCCCGCGCGACGTCGCGCTGCTGGACTGGGAGCGCGCGTACCTGGCACCCCCCGAGCACGACCTGCTCTTCGTGCTCGGGGGAGTGCTGCCCGGCCTGCCCGTGACGGTCGAGCAGTCGGCGGCGTTCTTCACCGGCTACGGCCGCGTCGACATCGACGCCGAGCGGCTCGCGTACGCCCGGTGCGTCCGCGCGCTGCAGGACCTGGCGGCCGCTGTGCGCACCGCGCTCGACGTCGAGGTCCCCGACGAGCGTCGCGTCGCCGCGCTCGGCGACCTGACCGGGCACCTCGGGCCGGGCGGCGTGGTCGCGGCCGCGCTCGAGTGA
- the ileS gene encoding isoleucine--tRNA ligase produces the protein MTDRHYPLHRDEPVAPSPDLPALEREVLAHWEADGTFQASIDRRDAGENGSNEYVFYDGPPFANGLPHYGHLLTGYAKDVVPRYQTMKGRRVERRFGWDTHGLPAELEAQRLLGIKDKAQIEEMGIAAFNAACRDSVLKYTQEWREYVTRQARWVDFDNDYKTLDVSFMESVIWGFKQLYDKGLAYEGYRVLPYCWVDETPLSNHELRMDDDVYASRQDPALTVGVRLESGELALVWTTTPWTLPSNLAIAVGPDVEYVTVEPAPDSPFGQAHPGERVLLAAPRLAAYARELGEATVVATTLGRDLAGRRYTPPFDYFVGHENAHQVLVADFVTTEDGSGLVHLAPAFGEDDMTACDAAGIAAVVPVDDGGRFTALVGDYAGQQVFDANKPIIADLKAGTGPLERVAAERRALVVRHETYEHSYPHCWRCRNPLIYKAVSSWFVRVTDFRDRMVELNQEITWVPEHIKDGQFGKWLSGARDWSISRNRYWGTPIPVWVSDDPTYPRVDAYGSLAELERDFGRVPTNEAGEPDLHRPFIDELTRPNPDDPTGASTMRRIPDVLDVWFDSGSMPFAQVHYPFENREWFEHHYPGDFIVEYIGQTRGWFYTLHVLATAIFDRPSFRNVMCHGIVLGDDGRKASKSLRNFPDPVEMWDVYGSDAVRWSLMSSPILRGGNLIVAEEGIRDGVRQVLLPLWSTYYFFTLYAGAANGGAGLTARLVDEQSAGALRTADRDLLARTRELVVAVTERLDEYDVSGACEAVRQHLDVLTNWYVRTQRQRFWDEDAAAFDTLYTALETLTRVMAPLAPLVTEEIWRGLTGGRSVHLTDWPTPQEIVTRPGQGASSLADHAAPTGAEFTDAELVAAMDRVREIVSTTLGLRKASGLRVRQPLRELRVAIPYPRLALPFADLIASEVNVRNVVVHSVDDAAASEYGVWTRLDVNARAAGPRLGRAVQGVIRAAKAGDWEQTADGVVVRTPDGDVPLLETEYKLVAAVRDEEGDEVAAAVLPERGFVVLDIALDDELRAEGYARDVVRAVQDARKAAGLHVADRIALALTVPAEHVADVEAHRGFVADETLAVQLTVTAGAALDVAVRKHEA, from the coding sequence GTGACCGATCGTCACTACCCGTTGCACCGCGACGAGCCCGTCGCGCCCTCTCCCGACCTGCCCGCGCTCGAGCGTGAGGTGCTCGCGCACTGGGAGGCCGACGGCACGTTCCAGGCGTCGATCGACCGGAGGGACGCGGGTGAGAACGGCAGCAACGAGTACGTCTTCTACGACGGCCCGCCGTTCGCCAACGGCCTGCCCCACTACGGGCACCTGCTGACGGGTTACGCCAAGGACGTCGTCCCGCGCTACCAGACGATGAAGGGCCGCCGCGTCGAGCGTCGGTTCGGCTGGGACACGCACGGTCTGCCCGCGGAGCTCGAGGCGCAGCGCCTGCTGGGCATCAAGGACAAGGCCCAGATCGAGGAGATGGGCATCGCGGCGTTCAACGCGGCGTGCCGCGACTCGGTGCTGAAGTACACCCAGGAGTGGCGCGAGTACGTGACGCGCCAGGCGCGCTGGGTCGACTTCGACAACGACTACAAGACGCTCGACGTCTCGTTCATGGAGTCCGTCATCTGGGGCTTCAAGCAGCTGTACGACAAGGGGCTGGCGTACGAGGGCTACCGCGTCCTGCCGTACTGCTGGGTCGACGAGACGCCGCTGTCGAACCACGAGCTGCGCATGGACGACGACGTGTACGCGAGCCGCCAGGACCCGGCGCTCACCGTCGGCGTGCGGCTCGAGTCCGGCGAGCTCGCGCTCGTCTGGACGACGACGCCGTGGACGCTGCCGAGCAACCTGGCGATCGCGGTCGGCCCCGACGTCGAGTACGTGACGGTCGAGCCCGCGCCCGACTCGCCGTTCGGCCAGGCGCACCCCGGCGAGCGCGTGCTGCTCGCGGCGCCGCGCCTCGCCGCGTACGCGCGCGAGCTCGGCGAGGCCACCGTCGTCGCGACCACGCTCGGCCGTGACCTCGCGGGCCGGCGCTACACGCCGCCGTTCGACTACTTCGTCGGGCACGAGAACGCGCACCAGGTGCTGGTCGCGGACTTCGTGACGACCGAGGACGGCTCGGGCCTGGTCCACCTCGCGCCCGCGTTCGGCGAGGACGACATGACGGCGTGCGACGCGGCGGGCATCGCCGCGGTCGTGCCGGTCGACGACGGGGGCCGGTTCACCGCGCTCGTCGGCGACTACGCCGGGCAGCAGGTGTTCGACGCGAACAAGCCGATCATCGCGGACCTCAAGGCGGGCACGGGCCCGCTCGAGCGCGTCGCGGCGGAGCGGCGCGCGCTCGTCGTGCGGCACGAGACGTACGAGCACTCCTACCCGCACTGCTGGCGCTGCCGGAACCCGCTGATCTACAAGGCGGTCTCGTCGTGGTTCGTGCGCGTCACGGACTTCCGCGACCGCATGGTCGAGCTCAACCAGGAGATCACCTGGGTCCCGGAGCACATCAAGGACGGCCAGTTCGGCAAGTGGCTGTCGGGTGCGCGCGACTGGTCCATCAGCCGCAACCGCTACTGGGGCACGCCGATCCCGGTGTGGGTCTCGGACGACCCGACGTACCCGCGTGTCGACGCGTACGGCTCGCTCGCCGAGCTCGAGCGCGACTTCGGGCGCGTCCCGACGAACGAGGCCGGTGAGCCGGACCTGCACCGCCCGTTCATCGACGAGCTCACGCGCCCGAACCCGGACGACCCGACGGGCGCCTCGACGATGCGCCGCATCCCGGACGTGCTCGACGTCTGGTTCGACTCGGGCTCGATGCCGTTCGCCCAGGTGCACTACCCGTTCGAGAACCGCGAGTGGTTCGAGCACCACTACCCGGGCGACTTCATCGTCGAGTACATCGGGCAGACGCGCGGCTGGTTCTACACGCTGCACGTGCTGGCCACGGCGATCTTCGACCGCCCGTCGTTCCGCAACGTCATGTGCCACGGGATCGTGCTGGGCGACGACGGCCGCAAGGCGTCCAAGTCGCTGCGCAACTTCCCGGACCCGGTCGAGATGTGGGACGTGTACGGCTCCGACGCGGTGCGCTGGTCGCTCATGTCGAGCCCGATCCTGCGCGGCGGGAACCTCATCGTCGCGGAGGAGGGCATCCGTGACGGCGTCCGCCAGGTGCTGCTCCCGCTGTGGAGCACGTACTACTTCTTCACGCTGTACGCGGGTGCCGCGAACGGCGGGGCGGGCCTGACGGCGCGCCTCGTCGACGAGCAGAGCGCGGGAGCGCTGCGCACGGCCGACCGTGACCTGCTGGCGCGCACGCGCGAGCTCGTCGTGGCGGTGACCGAGCGGCTCGACGAGTACGACGTGTCGGGGGCGTGCGAGGCGGTGCGCCAGCACCTCGACGTGCTGACGAACTGGTACGTGCGCACGCAGCGGCAGCGGTTCTGGGACGAGGACGCCGCGGCGTTCGACACGCTGTACACCGCGCTCGAGACGCTCACGCGCGTCATGGCCCCGCTCGCGCCGCTCGTCACGGAGGAGATCTGGCGCGGCCTGACCGGCGGGCGCAGCGTGCACCTGACGGACTGGCCGACCCCGCAGGAGATCGTGACGAGGCCCGGTCAGGGTGCGTCGAGCCTCGCGGACCACGCGGCCCCCACGGGCGCGGAGTTCACCGACGCCGAGCTCGTCGCCGCGATGGACCGCGTGCGCGAGATCGTCTCGACGACGCTCGGCCTGCGCAAGGCGAGCGGGCTGCGTGTGCGCCAGCCGCTGCGCGAGCTGCGCGTCGCGATCCCGTACCCGCGGCTCGCGCTGCCGTTCGCGGACCTCATCGCGTCCGAGGTCAACGTCAGGAACGTCGTCGTGCACTCCGTCGACGACGCGGCGGCCTCGGAGTACGGGGTGTGGACGCGGCTCGACGTGAACGCGCGTGCGGCCGGCCCGCGCCTCGGCAGGGCCGTGCAGGGCGTGATCCGTGCGGCCAAGGCGGGCGACTGGGAGCAGACGGCGGACGGCGTCGTCGTGCGCACGCCGGACGGCGACGTGCCGCTGCTCGAGACCGAGTACAAGCTCGTCGCGGCGGTGCGGGACGAGGAGGGCGACGAGGTCGCGGCCGCCGTGCTGCCCGAGCGCGGGTTCGTCGTGCTCGACATCGCGCTCGACGACGAGCTGCGCGCCGAGGGCTACGCGCGCGACGTGGTGCGTGCCGTGCAGGACGCGCGCAAGGCCGCCGGCCTGCACGTCGCGGACCGGATCGCGCTCGCGCTCACGGTCCCGGCCGAGCACGTCGCGGACGTCGAGGCGCACCGCGGCTTCGTGGCCGACGAGACGCTCGCGGTCCAGCTCACGGTGACGGCGGGCGCGGCGCTCGACGTCGCGGTCCGCAAGCACGAGGCCTGA
- a CDS encoding HAD hydrolase-like protein produces MTTDLGAPPVVLLDLDGTLSESAPGITASVAVAYRALGLPVPTPAELLSFVGPPLPDSLRAHGVPDELVPHALTAYRAHYDAGALRLTRAYPGVLDALRALRAAGCTLLVATSKPQVRADPVCAYLGVDALVDGVFGAPPDEVPSSKALVIADALASVPGHGPAVMVGDRSHDVVGAHAHGLPCLGVTWGYAEPGELADADALVDDTADLPRAALDLLARAYA; encoded by the coding sequence GTGACCACCGACCTCGGCGCCCCGCCCGTCGTGCTGCTCGACCTCGACGGCACCCTCAGCGAGTCCGCACCCGGCATCACCGCGAGCGTCGCGGTGGCCTACCGCGCGCTCGGGCTGCCCGTCCCCACGCCCGCCGAGCTGCTCTCGTTCGTCGGCCCGCCGCTGCCGGACAGCCTGCGCGCGCACGGCGTGCCCGACGAGCTCGTGCCGCACGCGCTGACCGCGTACCGCGCGCACTACGACGCGGGCGCGCTGCGCCTGACGCGCGCGTACCCCGGGGTGCTGGACGCGTTGCGGGCGCTGCGCGCCGCGGGCTGCACGCTGCTGGTCGCCACGTCCAAGCCGCAGGTCCGGGCCGACCCGGTGTGCGCGTACCTGGGGGTCGACGCGCTCGTGGACGGCGTGTTCGGCGCCCCGCCCGACGAGGTGCCGAGCTCGAAGGCGCTCGTCATCGCGGACGCGCTCGCGAGCGTGCCCGGCCACGGGCCCGCGGTCATGGTCGGCGACCGCAGCCACGACGTCGTGGGCGCGCACGCGCACGGCCTGCCGTGCCTCGGGGTCACGTGGGGCTACGCCGAGCCCGGCGAGCTCGCCGACGCCGACGCGCTCGTCGACGACACCGCGGACCTGCCGCGCGCCGCGCTCGACCTGCTGGCGCGCGCGTACGCCTGA
- a CDS encoding right-handed parallel beta-helix repeat-containing protein, with protein sequence MMTAPRSSSRRGRRARRTRAAALVGSAVLVATAALAATAALAAPAALAATASAATPGTAAVVKVVGTGTPASCTPAALAYAVKSGGTVRFDCGPKKVTIALDRTLFVCNTTTCKHPWQDPKAKVVQQLVLDGGGKVTLSGKGARGILYANTCEKSFGWLDAHCDTQTTPYVLVKDITFTRGDASSTPSGKASVGGGGGGGAIAMRGGRLTVQRATFRDNHCMQKHSDAGGGAIRVVGQKESARVLESTFEDNACANGGAVSSLQAPLLVRDSTFTGNTATGTGASSGQGGNGGAIYFDGTRQSVTIERSTIQGNVAPEGGPGVFYVSNDRTGTLTITDSTVTKNTGARFWTYKYRSIFYLGKQFVRSGSTIS encoded by the coding sequence ATGATGACCGCCCCCCGCTCGTCGTCCCGCCGCGGGCGCCGTGCCCGCCGCACCCGCGCGGCCGCGCTCGTCGGCTCCGCCGTGCTCGTCGCGACCGCTGCGCTCGCCGCGACCGCTGCGCTCGCCGCGCCCGCTGCGCTCGCCGCGACCGCGTCGGCCGCCACCCCCGGCACGGCCGCCGTCGTCAAGGTCGTCGGCACCGGCACGCCCGCGTCCTGCACGCCCGCCGCGCTCGCGTACGCCGTGAAGTCCGGCGGCACCGTGCGCTTCGACTGCGGACCGAAGAAGGTGACGATCGCGCTCGACCGCACGCTGTTCGTGTGCAACACCACCACGTGCAAGCACCCGTGGCAGGACCCGAAGGCGAAGGTCGTGCAGCAGCTCGTGCTCGACGGCGGCGGCAAGGTCACGCTCTCGGGCAAGGGCGCGCGCGGGATCCTGTACGCCAACACGTGCGAGAAGTCGTTCGGCTGGCTCGACGCGCACTGCGACACCCAGACCACGCCGTACGTGCTGGTCAAGGACATCACGTTCACGCGCGGCGACGCGAGCAGCACGCCGTCGGGCAAGGCGTCCGTCGGCGGCGGGGGCGGCGGCGGCGCGATCGCGATGCGCGGCGGGCGGCTCACGGTGCAGCGGGCCACGTTCCGCGACAACCACTGCATGCAGAAGCACTCCGACGCGGGCGGCGGCGCGATCCGCGTCGTCGGCCAGAAGGAGTCGGCGCGGGTCCTGGAGTCGACGTTCGAGGACAACGCGTGCGCGAACGGCGGCGCGGTGTCGTCGCTGCAGGCACCTCTGCTGGTGCGCGACTCGACGTTCACGGGCAACACCGCGACCGGGACGGGCGCGTCGAGCGGGCAGGGCGGCAACGGCGGCGCGATCTACTTCGACGGCACGCGCCAGTCGGTGACGATCGAGCGCTCGACCATCCAGGGCAACGTGGCGCCCGAGGGCGGACCCGGCGTGTTCTACGTGAGCAACGACCGCACGGGCACGCTGACGATCACCGACTCGACGGTCACCAAGAACACGGGTGCCCGGTTCTGGACGTACAAGTACCGCAGCATCTTCTACCTGGGCAAGCAGTTCGTCCGCTCGGGCTCGACGATCAGCTGA
- a CDS encoding bifunctional folylpolyglutamate synthase/dihydrofolate synthase, with the protein MSPADRARREADRRAAERARAAREEADAVYREILRRTPEHELDPSFRRVQEVCELLGDPQRAYRVVHLTGTNGKTSTSRMVERLLREHGLRTGRFTSPHLTRVNERIAVDGEPIDDETFVATYRDVLPYVEMVDARSAERGEPQLSFFEVFVVMAFAAFADAPVDVAVVEVGMGGSWDATNVADGEVAVITPVGMDHDRWLGDTLVEIAEVKAGIVKDGATLVLAEQDEEVEGVVLAVAAERGARVVREGVDIAVVERQVAVGGQMLTLRGLGGVYADVFLPLHGEFQAHNALLALVATEALLTGGGALDGDVVGAAFADVTSPGRLEVVRSSPTVLVDGAHNPAGATALVSSLDEAFAFQRVVGVVGVMADKDPEGILSVLEPELAEVVVTQASTSRALPADELAQVAVDVFGEDRVHVVERLDDAVALAVERAESEVERGAAVLVTGSILLVAEARILLGRP; encoded by the coding sequence GTGAGCCCCGCCGACCGCGCACGGCGCGAGGCCGACCGTCGCGCCGCCGAGCGCGCCCGGGCCGCGCGCGAGGAGGCCGACGCGGTCTACCGCGAGATCCTGCGCCGCACGCCCGAGCACGAGCTCGACCCGTCGTTCCGCCGCGTGCAGGAGGTGTGCGAGCTCCTCGGCGACCCGCAGCGCGCCTACCGCGTCGTCCACCTGACCGGGACCAACGGCAAGACGTCGACGAGCCGCATGGTCGAGCGGCTCCTGCGCGAGCACGGCCTGCGCACCGGGCGGTTCACGAGCCCGCACCTCACGCGCGTCAACGAGCGCATCGCGGTCGACGGCGAGCCGATCGACGACGAGACGTTCGTCGCGACGTACCGCGACGTCCTGCCGTACGTCGAGATGGTCGACGCGCGCTCCGCCGAGCGCGGCGAGCCGCAGCTGTCGTTCTTCGAGGTGTTCGTCGTCATGGCGTTCGCGGCGTTCGCGGACGCGCCGGTGGACGTCGCGGTCGTCGAGGTGGGCATGGGCGGCTCGTGGGACGCGACGAACGTCGCGGACGGCGAGGTCGCGGTCATCACGCCCGTCGGTATGGACCACGACCGGTGGCTCGGGGACACGCTCGTCGAGATCGCCGAGGTCAAGGCGGGGATCGTCAAGGACGGCGCGACCCTCGTGCTCGCGGAGCAGGACGAGGAGGTCGAGGGCGTGGTCCTCGCCGTCGCGGCAGAGCGCGGGGCGCGCGTCGTGCGCGAGGGCGTCGACATCGCGGTGGTCGAGCGTCAGGTCGCCGTGGGCGGGCAGATGCTCACGCTGCGGGGCCTGGGCGGCGTGTACGCGGACGTGTTCCTCCCGCTGCACGGCGAGTTCCAGGCCCACAACGCGCTGCTCGCGCTCGTCGCGACCGAGGCGCTGCTGACCGGCGGGGGAGCGCTCGACGGCGACGTGGTCGGCGCCGCGTTCGCGGACGTCACCTCGCCCGGGCGGCTCGAGGTGGTGCGGTCGAGCCCGACCGTGCTGGTCGACGGCGCGCACAACCCGGCGGGTGCCACGGCCCTGGTCTCCTCGCTCGACGAGGCGTTCGCGTTCCAGCGCGTCGTCGGCGTGGTCGGCGTCATGGCGGACAAGGACCCCGAGGGCATCCTGTCGGTGCTCGAGCCGGAGCTCGCCGAGGTGGTCGTCACGCAGGCGTCCACGTCGCGCGCGCTGCCCGCCGACGAGCTCGCGCAGGTCGCCGTCGACGTGTTCGGCGAGGACCGCGTGCACGTGGTCGAGCGGCTCGACGACGCGGTGGCGCTCGCGGTCGAGCGCGCCGAGTCCGAGGTCGAGCGCGGCGCCGCCGTGCTCGTGACGGGGTCGATCCTGCTCGTCGCGGAGGCGCGCATCCTGCTCGGCCGTCCCTGA
- the dhaL gene encoding dihydroxyacetone kinase subunit DhaL produces the protein MALDVAWAVDWVRESARTVVEHRDELVELDRQIGDGDHGENLKRGFTAVVGKLDALAEPPAAVGDVLKLVATTLMSTVGGAAGPLYGTAYLRAAKATAVPALDPAGVVALVEAALDGVVARGKATTGEKTMVDAWSPAAEAAAASAAAGGDPVAVLTAAAHAAAEGADSTVPLVATKGRASYLGERSAGHLDPGARSTQLLLEAAVVAAGRAS, from the coding sequence ATGGCGCTGGACGTGGCGTGGGCCGTGGACTGGGTGCGCGAGAGCGCCCGGACGGTCGTCGAGCACCGTGACGAGCTGGTCGAGCTCGACCGGCAGATCGGCGACGGCGACCACGGCGAGAACCTCAAGCGCGGGTTCACCGCCGTCGTGGGCAAGCTCGACGCGCTCGCGGAGCCGCCCGCCGCGGTCGGTGACGTGCTGAAGCTCGTCGCGACCACCCTCATGTCGACCGTCGGTGGCGCCGCGGGCCCCTTGTACGGGACCGCGTACCTGCGCGCCGCGAAGGCCACCGCCGTCCCCGCGCTCGACCCCGCGGGTGTCGTCGCGCTCGTCGAGGCCGCGCTCGACGGCGTCGTGGCGCGCGGCAAGGCCACGACGGGCGAGAAGACGATGGTCGACGCCTGGTCGCCCGCGGCCGAGGCCGCCGCGGCGTCCGCCGCCGCGGGCGGTGACCCGGTCGCGGTGCTGACCGCGGCGGCGCACGCGGCGGCCGAGGGTGCGGACTCGACCGTGCCGCTCGTCGCGACCAAGGGCCGCGCGAGCTACCTCGGCGAGCGCTCGGCCGGCCACCTGGACCCCGGCGCCCGCTCGACGCAGCTGCTGCTCGAGGCGGCGGTCGTGGCCGCCGGGCGGGCGTCGTGA
- a CDS encoding HAD hydrolase-like protein yields the protein MERVVLLDLDGTLIDSWPGALHALTDGFRGVGLDLPDEAVLRSFIGPPIHDSVRRAGVPDELRAALVAGYQRALDERGTLMAQAFDGVRDALVDLRAAGARLVVATAKPHASAVPVLAHLDLAPLVDAVFGAPDDESETKGQIIGRALASLPEGARVVMVGDRVHDVEGAREHGVDCVGVLWGFGDRAELETAGAHAVVDSPDALVAAVLGYLDAA from the coding sequence GTGGAACGCGTGGTGCTGCTCGACCTGGACGGGACCCTGATCGACTCGTGGCCCGGGGCGCTGCACGCGCTCACCGACGGCTTCCGCGGCGTCGGGCTCGACCTGCCCGACGAGGCCGTGCTCCGCTCGTTCATCGGGCCGCCCATCCACGACTCCGTGCGGCGCGCCGGCGTCCCCGACGAGCTGCGGGCCGCGCTCGTCGCCGGCTACCAGCGTGCGCTCGACGAGCGCGGGACCCTCATGGCGCAGGCGTTCGACGGCGTGCGCGACGCGCTCGTCGACCTGCGCGCCGCGGGGGCGCGGCTCGTCGTCGCGACGGCGAAGCCGCACGCCTCGGCCGTGCCCGTGCTCGCGCACCTCGACCTCGCGCCGCTGGTGGACGCGGTGTTCGGGGCGCCCGACGACGAGAGCGAGACCAAGGGGCAGATCATCGGCCGCGCGCTCGCGAGCCTGCCCGAGGGCGCGCGGGTCGTCATGGTCGGCGACCGCGTGCACGACGTCGAGGGCGCGCGCGAGCACGGCGTCGACTGCGTGGGCGTGCTGTGGGGCTTCGGCGACCGGGCCGAGCTCGAGACGGCCGGCGCACATGCGGTCGTCGACTCCCCCGACGCGCTCGTCGCGGCCGTGCTGGGGTACCTCGACGCGGCGTGA
- the dhaK gene encoding dihydroxyacetone kinase subunit DhaK, giving the protein MKKLINDPAQVVSETLDGFGAAHADVVAVHHDPDYVTRAGGAVSGKVGLVSGGGSGHEPLHAGFVGAGMLDAAVPGAVFTSPTPDQILPALQAADAGAGVLAIVKNYTGDVLNFETAVELAEAEDVAVRTVVVDDDVAVQDSLYTAGRRGVAGTVAVEKIAGAAAERGDDLDAVEAVARKVVANVRSMGVALTACTVPHAGKPSFDLPEDEIEIGIGIHGEPGRRRIPLASADEITELLLTPVVDDLGLASGEDVLLFVNGMGGTPASELYIVYRKARALLEERGVNVTRSLVGNYVTSLEMQGASVTVLRLDGELTTLWDAPVHTTALRW; this is encoded by the coding sequence GTGAAGAAGCTCATCAACGACCCGGCACAGGTGGTCAGCGAGACGCTCGACGGGTTCGGTGCGGCGCACGCGGACGTGGTCGCCGTCCACCACGACCCGGACTACGTCACGCGGGCCGGCGGTGCCGTGAGCGGCAAGGTCGGGCTCGTCAGCGGCGGCGGCAGCGGGCACGAGCCGCTGCACGCGGGCTTCGTCGGCGCGGGGATGCTCGACGCGGCCGTGCCGGGCGCGGTGTTCACGAGCCCGACGCCCGACCAGATCCTGCCGGCGCTGCAGGCCGCCGACGCGGGCGCGGGCGTGCTCGCGATCGTCAAGAACTACACGGGCGACGTGCTCAACTTCGAGACCGCCGTCGAGCTCGCCGAGGCCGAGGACGTCGCGGTGCGCACGGTCGTCGTCGACGACGACGTCGCGGTGCAGGACTCGCTGTACACGGCCGGGCGGCGCGGGGTCGCGGGCACGGTCGCGGTCGAGAAGATCGCGGGCGCGGCCGCGGAGCGCGGCGACGACCTCGACGCGGTCGAGGCCGTGGCGCGCAAGGTCGTCGCGAACGTCCGCTCCATGGGCGTGGCGCTCACGGCGTGCACCGTCCCGCACGCGGGCAAGCCGTCGTTCGACCTGCCCGAGGACGAGATCGAGATCGGCATCGGCATCCACGGCGAGCCCGGCCGCCGGCGCATCCCGCTCGCGAGCGCCGACGAGATCACCGAGCTGCTGCTCACCCCGGTCGTCGACGACCTCGGGCTCGCCTCCGGCGAGGACGTCCTGCTGTTCGTCAACGGGATGGGCGGCACGCCCGCGTCCGAGCTGTACATCGTCTACCGCAAGGCGCGCGCGCTGCTCGAGGAGCGGGGCGTGAACGTCACGCGCTCGCTCGTCGGGAACTACGTGACGTCGCTGGAGATGCAGGGTGCGTCGGTCACGGTGCTGCGGCTCGACGGCGAGCTCACCACCCTGTGGGACGCCCCCGTGCACACCACGGCCCTGCGCTGGTGA